The following DNA comes from Mucilaginibacter jinjuensis.
GGATGGTAATGAATGAGCCATCGGTATTTACCGGTGCAGGCTATTTTCTGGGGATCCATGCGCCGGGTAAGAGTGGCTTAAAGAACTTTGTACCTGCGGTGCATCACACGGTACTAAGTATTGTTGCCGGGGCTAAAATATTACGCGATAAGTTACCTGCCGACAGACAAATAGGCACTACATTCTCCTGTTCATTTATTGAACCTTACTCGCAATCAAAGAGAGATATTGCTGCTGCAAAGCGAGCCGACGCTTTAATTAACCGGTTATTTATTGAGCCTATTTTAGGTTTGGGTTATCCCACCAGCGAGGTTACCGCTTTAAAGCGGCTCGAAAAAGTAATGTTACCCGGTGATGCTGAGAATATGAGTTTCGACTTTGATTTTATCGGCGTACAAAATTACACCCGTGAGTTGGTTGAATATTCTTTTTTTACACCTTATGTAGGCGCTAATTTGGTAAAAGCAACCAAACGAAACGTGCCAACTACAGAGATGGGCTGGGAAGTATACCCTGCTTCTATTTATGAAATGATTAAAAAGTTCGGTTCCTATCCGAAGGTAAAAAAAATCATTATTACAGAAAATGGGGTGGCATTTAAAGATAACCTTGTTGATGGCAAAGTTGATGATTCGCAACGGATTGCCTATTTACACGATTACCTGGAGCAGGTGCTGAAAGCTAAAAACGAAAGTTATAATGTAAAAGGCTATTTTGTATGGACACTTACCGATAACTTTGAGTGGGCCGAAGGCTACCATCCACGTTTCGGACTTGTACATATCGATTTTGATACGTTGAAACGAACGGTTAAGAATTCGGGGTATTGGTATAGGGATTTGCTGGGAAGTTAATTTGTCGATTAGCTAATTTGTCGATTTGTCAATGCTAAGCATTATTGAAAGGATCTTGTCATTCTGAGCGAAGTGAAGAATCTTCTTCAAGAAGTAGGTTAAATAACTATACAGGGCAAAGAAGATCCTTCGCTATCGCTCAGGATGACAAAGAAGTAGAAGCTGGCGTTTCTTCCGTTCTATTCAATTCCATATAAAAAGTAGTGCCGCTATCGCCGCTATCAAACCAAATTTTGCCATCGTGTTTCTCTACAATTTGCTTACAGATTGATAAGCCCAAACCGAATGATTTCTCGCCCATTGTACCCGGGCGTTTGGCTTCGGTAAACATATTGAATACTTTAGCTTTATTTGCTTCGGGGATACCAATACCGTTATCGCTAACTTCAATGCAAATGGTTTTATCATTTCGCACCACATTAACCTTTATGGTTGCGCCAACCGGGCTAAATTTAATGGCGTTAATAATTAAATTACTGATTACCCGCCAGATCTTCTCCCGGCTAATTAACAATATTTCAGGTGAATCAAGCGCGGTAAGTTCAATAGTCTGATTTTTCTCAGCTGCTTTAAAACGAAGCAATTCAATGCTGTTGTTAAGGAGCGTATTAATATCAACCAACTGCATCTTCGAGTCTGCAATTGTGCTGTCGGTAGCTTCAAATATTTCGTTTATCAGCTCTAACGAATTATCTGCTGTTTCTTTAATGATGTTGATGTAATCCCTCAATTCTTCAGTTAAATCATCATCGCTTATCATCATATTGGTTAATGATGAAATACCGCCTAAAGGGTTACGCAGATCGTGCGCTACTGTGTGTAAAATACGGTCTTTTTCCTGGTTGCTTTCGTGGAGCCTTTCCAGTGCTTTTTCCAGGTTTATCTTTTGCTGGTTTACCTTCTCATTGAGCGTATTTACAGTATTGAGTTCGTTTTTAGATCGCCTCCAGTTACCAAATATCAATAATATGATGATGAGCGCCATGGCCACAAACAGGATAGCAACTGATAAATAGATACGCTGTAATTTGTTGTTATTAGTGAGATTAATAATCTCCCTTTCTTTCTCGTAATTATTTAGCTGGTCGTTAACATTAGTTTCTTTTAACAGCCGGGTACTTTCTATCAGCGAATCTTTAAGCGTATTGTAGCGTTTGTTGTAACTCAATGCCAGTACTGGCTGGCTTTTCCTGGCATAATAATCACTCATCAGGCTGTTCCAGTCAGATTCGGCTTGTTTATTGTCAATTACTTTTAACTGTGTATGGATACTGTCTAAAAGCGGGAGCATTAAAGCATCTTGCTTTTCATCGGCATATATTTTGGCCAGTTTAATTTCCGACAGTAGTGCATCATAGTTATCATTGTTCTTCTGAATGGTAACTGCTATACTTTTCTTTAGAAGTTCGGTAGCTTTTGGGTATTGGCGTTGCTTAATATAAATATCGGCCTGGTTGCCATACACTACCGCTTTGGCAATTTCCATCAGATTGGGCTTAATTTTAGTGTAGTTCCCGCCTTTAAGGTTTACATAATCAATTGATTTTTGAAAGTAGGCTAAGGCACTGTCTGGCTTGTTCAAATGCCTGTAAGCCAATCCAATATTGTCGAGTATCTCCTGGTTGCGATAAAATATCACGAAGTCGGTATCGAGCGGAAGCGATTGCTTATAGCTGTCCTTAAAGTAATTAATAGCCAGGTTATAATGTGATTGCTGATAGGTGATCATCCCCATACGATAGCTATAAGCTGTAAGCACTAATTTATCGAGATGATTTTTGCCAATCTGGTAACCAGTAAAATAGCAAGGATAAGCGTTGGCATAATCGTGCATATTAAAATAAGCGTCGGCCTTGGCAAAGTTAGCTTCAGAAAAAAGTGATGGATTTTTTTGCTGGCCGCCGTCTTTATTAATTACATCCAGCATGCTGTCGGCATACAAAAGGCCTTCTTTATTGTTATGCTTTATACGCATAGCCAACACATAATGAAAGCCTAAGCGCCTGAATTTATCATTAATGGTAACGTTATTGAGATGCCTGAATGCTGAATCCAGGAATTTTACTGCGCCTTCAGGGTCTTTATAGCTCTGACGGTTAGCGGTATCCAATAATTTAGAAAAACCAGCCGAATAATCGCGCTCATAGCCTTGCTGCTTGCATGAAATAAAAAAAAGAATAGAAATAAAGCCCAGTAACAGCGCAGGGCTATACTTAGAAAAAAATATATTGTATGTTTTATTATAACCCAAGGGCTTTAAATCAATTAATTACAAATGCTGATTGCGGTGTTTCAAGATAATAATAATTAGAAAAAAGTAAGGCTATATTACGTGTTTCATTATAAAATGATTTGTTTCATTATTTAAATGCATCAAGCCCTGTTACATCCATGCCTGTTATCAGTAAATGAATATCGTGTGTGCCCTCGTAGGTGATTACAGATTCGAGGTTCATCATGTGGCGCATGATCGAGTACTCACCGGTAATACCCATGCCGCCAAGCATTTGGCGGGCTTCACGGGCTATGTGTAAGGCCATATCTACATTATTGCGCTTAGCCATTGATATTTGTGCGGCTGTTGCGCGGTTCTCACTTTTTAATGTGCCTAACCGCCAAACCAGCAATTGTGCTTTGGTAATTTCGGTGATCATCTCGGCCAGTTTTTTTTGCTGCAGCTGGAAGCCTGCTATCGGTCTACCAAACTGTACGCGTTCTTTAGCATAACGTAAGGCGGTGTCATAACAGTCCATAGCCGCACCTATCGCTCCCCATGAAATGCCATAGCGGGCCTGGTTTAGGCATCCAAGTGGACCTTTTAACCCGGCTACATTGGGTAGTATGTTTTCTTTTGGGATTTTTACATTATCGAACACCAGTTCACCAGTAGCCGATGCCCTGAGCGACCATTTATTATGCGTTTCGGGCGTAGTAAAACCTTCCATGCCGCGCTCAACTATCATTCCGCGAATTTTACCACTTTCATCCTTAGCCCAAACCACTGCAATATCAGCAAACGGGGCGTTCGAGATCCACATTTTGGCACCGTTTAAAATATAATGATCGCCTGTATCTTTAATATTGGTTACCATCCCGCCCGGGTTCGATCCATGATCCGGCTCGGTTAAGCCGAAACAGCCCATCAATTCACCGCTGGCCAGTTTAGGCAGATATTTATGTTTTTGTTCTTCTGATCCATAAGCATAAATAGGATACATTACCAATGATCCTTGTACTGATGCAGTAGAGCGGATGCCTGAATCGCCGCGCTCCAGCTCCTGCATAATAATACCGTAGGCGGTATAATCCAAGCCAGCACCACCGTATTCTTCGGGAATGGTAGGCCCAAAGGCGCCGATTTCGGCCAATCCTTTTAGTAGTTGTTTAGGGAAGGTGGCATTTTGCGCATGCTCCTCAATAATTGGGCTGAGGTTTTTCTTCACCCAATCGCGTACCGATTGGCGGATCAGTTTATGTTCGTCGCTTAAAAGCTCGTCAACCAGGTAATAATCCGGCGATTCAAATAAGTCGGTTCTTGGCATAGTTTTAGGATAACTTCAAAAGCAAATCTAATCAAAGCTTATATTCATTGGTTATATTAATATGCTTTAATTTACTTTTGAAACATGATGGAAGTAGCATTACACGGAGCCGAGTTTTTTGCCCGCCACGGATATTACCCGGAGGAGCAATTAATGGGCAATAAGTTTGTTGTTGATGTTGAGGTAGGATTTAACCCGGCCAATAATCTGAATGATGATGAACTGGCCAATACGTTAAACTATGAGCAGTTGTACATCATAGTTTGCGAGGAAATGAAAATTACCCGCCAGTTATTGGAAACGGTGGTACAATCGATCATCGACAGAATTAAAACTGATTTTAGCTTTGCCGAAACTATTAAAGTGCGGTTAAAAAAACTGAATCCTCCCTTAAAAGGTAAAGTAGAAGCATCATCGGTTACCATTACTTATACCAAATAAATGGGTATGGATTATCAGTCTATCAACCCCGATCTGTTACGCCAATTTAAAAGCATTGTGGGCGAAGCTTATGTATTGACAGAGGCCGACGATCTGGAAAAATACAGCCACGACGAAACAGAAGATCTTGTTTATTACCCACAGGTAGTTGCCAAACCACAAACTACCGAGCAGGTAGCTGCTTTGTTGAAACTCTGTAATGAAAATCACATCCCGGTTACACCACGTGGTGCAGGGACAGGTTTAAGTGGCGGCGCGTTGCCTGTAAATCAAGGTTTGGTTATAGCTATGGAGCGCTTCAATAAAATTATCAATATTGATGAAGATAACCTACAGGCAACCGTTGAGCCCGGCGTAATTACTGAAGTTTTTATGGATGCCGTTGCCGAAAAAGGCTTGCTTTACCCGGTTGATCCGGCCAGTAAGGGGAGTTGTTTTATTGGAGGTAATGTATCGCATGGTTCGGGCGGGCCACGTGTTGTTAAGTATGGTACTATCCGTGAGTATGTATTAAACCTACAGGTAGTATTAGCTAATGGCGATGTGATATGGACTGGTGCCAATACACTCAAATATGCATCGGGCTATAATTTAACCCAGTTGATGATAGGATCGGAAGGTACACTGGGTATTGTTACGGCCATAGTGGTGAAGCTAATTCCTCAGCCTAAATATACTGCGCTGATGTTGGCTTCGTTCGAAACCAATGAGCTGGCCTGTGGCGCTGTATCTGCTATTTTTAAGGCCGGTGTGATTCCATCTACATTAGAATTTATGGAACGGAAGGGAATAGAGTGGGTGATTAAGTTTGATGGCTTAGCATTCGATCTGAAAGATAATATCCAGGCATTTTTACTCATCGAAGTAGATGGTAATAACCAGGATGTGATTTTGGAGAACTGTGAGCAAATCAATACCGTGCTCGAAACCTTCGAATGTAAAGATGTTCTGTTTGCGGATACAACTGATCAAAAAGAAGCACTCTGGAAAATCAGGCGCACCATGCCGGTATCAGTAAAATCAAATTCGGTTTACAAAGAAGAAGATACTGTAGTGCCGCGCGCAGCATTACCCCAATTAATAAAAGGTATTAAAGAAATTGGCGGCCGTTATGGTTTCGAATCCGTTTGCTATGGCCATGCAGGTGATGGCAACCTGCACGTAAATATTATTAAAGGCGATATGAGCGATGCGGATTGGAACACCAAGCTTAAAGATGGTATCCGTGAAATATTTGAACTAACGGTAAGCCTCGGTGGTACGCTCTCCGGCGAACATGGCATCGGCCTGGTACAAAAAGATTATATGCAGATTAAATATACCGATGTGCATTTTGCCTTGTGGAGAGGGATTAAAAACACTTTTGATCCGAATGGGATATTGAACCCGGGGAAGATATTTTGATTTCGGATTTCGAATGTTTGATTTCGGATTTAGAAAAAGCACGTCATTGCGAGGAACGAAGCAATCCCCGATCTGAAGAGCCGTTCTGTACAGTTCGCGATTGCTTCGTTCCTCGCAATGACGGTGCTTTTTTGTCTTGTCTCTTGATTCTCGTTTCTTGGCTCTCTCTTAATGCGTATTCGTAATCAATCCCGGCTTATCATATTCAATCATGCTCTCACGCTCTTTGACTGGAATAGGGATAGATTTATTGCTTTCGTAATCATAGCTGATACATACCGATTTGCCTACGGTACAAATTTCCTCTCCGTTTTCTGTTTCGCGGGTTAGTAGGTAAACCATATCAAAACTGCTGTTGCCGATACGTGAAGTACGTACATAGCAATAAATGGTATCGTTAATGTTAATCGGTTTCAGGTAATTGATCTCCGAACGGCCCAGTATCACACCTGCTTTAGAGTAATCCCAGTTGGTAACTTCTTTCCAGTAGCTTAATCTGGCAATTTCAAAATAAGTTAAATATATCGTGTTACTCACGTTTCCATAAGCATCTATATCAGAGAAGCGGATGGGGATAGGCGTTTTGAAGTTATAATCGGTTATTCTTTCAGGCATAATGCGTCAAATTGTCTTGTTGGTTTATTTTATACCGACAAAAAGTCATTTATGAACGGTTTTTATCTATTGGTACAAGAGTTGATCCTAACAGGTAACGAAGATAATAAAAGAAAATTCTGGAGGAACATAAAATGACATTAGTAAAATTCAACAACGGACACAGAAACGCAGTTAATCCATTTTTTAGCGACGTTTTTCAATCATTATTAAATGATTCGCCAATAAGTGATCGTTTAATTAACAAAACACCTGCAGTTAACATTGCCGAAACAGAAAATCAGTTCGAAATTGAATTGGCTGCCCCTGGTTTAAGCAAAGAAGACTTTAAAATTAACTTAGACAAGAATGTTTTAAGCGTTTCGGCTGAGAAAAAAGTTGAAAACGTTGAAGAAGGTAAAAAATACAGTAAAAAAGAATATGCTTACAATTCATTTGTAAGGTCATTCACTTTACCAGAAAGTGCCGATCAATCAAAAATTGAAGCTGAATATGTTGATGGTATCTTGAAATTGAATGTGGCTAAAAAAGAAGAAGCTAAAATTCAGGCAAGAGAAATCGCTGTAAAATAATTAAAGTTTGTTTTCATAACAGTGTTGGTTTAGTTTAAAACAGCTCCCCGTAATGGGGAGCTGTTTTTATTTTGTTGCAGCGGTCCTCAAATTAGCTTTTTTTATTTTTTTGTAATAACAGCCATCTTCTTCGGCATACATAATCCGCACATCATTATCCTGTAATTTTACATCCGCAACCCAGGTATTTATATCACCATTTGTGCTGAATTTAAAGTTGTTAAAATACAGCGAGCTGCCTTTTAATTCCCAGCTCCCGGTATGAATAAGGTTTTGATCGCGGTAAACGTACGTGTGGTTTTGGTTCACTATTAGTGTGTCCCGCGCCCGTAAAAAGGCAGCATTATAGGTGCCAACAACATCTTTTTCTTTAACTGCTTTGCATGAGGATATTAGCTGTATTGATAATACGGCTAATAAAAACAATAGCTTTTTCATTTTGGGGAGAGTTTATCATTAGTTTAAATTGTTAAGGGTTAATTCCGCATGTTAATATATTGTAAAGGTTGTCCAAAGTCTTCCGTTCGGCAAAGGCTTATTACAGCCTGTAAGTCATCTATCTTTTTAGCCGTTACACGTATCTGGTCATCCATTATAGCCGCCTGCACTTTTAATCCGCTATCTTTAATCTTCTTTACTACTTTTTTAGCGGCCTCTTTATCCAGGCCTTCTTTAATTTTAATGTTTTTACGGATCATGTTACCCGATGCTGCTTGCTCGTTGCCAAAGTCGAGCGCTTTAGGGTCTAATCCCTGTTTCATCATCCGGCTGATGATCGAATCTTCTATCGCCTTAAGGCGCATATCATTCTCAGTTACGATAGTTAGTTCATTGGTTTTCTTATCCAGATCTACAGTGCTTTTAGAGTCATTAAAATCATAACGGTTCAAAATCTCCTTTTTTGCTACGTTAATGGCGTTATCCAGGGTCTGTCCGTCTATCTTGCTCACAATATCAAATGATGGCATAATTGGTGTAAATTTTAGTTAAATGTAACAATAGTAATACAATAATTGCAAGGTAAAATTAGCTGTTTTTGAAGGGTAATTAAAACCTACTTAGTTATATTAAGTTAATATTAAATTAACAAATAAATGAGCAGTTTTGCATACAGCGCCTAATTGCCGAAGCAGTAGATATGCCCCATGATAAACGAATACCTTTAGTAAACAGAGAAATTAGTTGGTTATACTTTAACGACCGGGTTTTGCAGGAAGCTGCCGACCCAACAGTGCCGCTGATAGACCGTATACGCTTTCTGGCCATTTTCTCATCAAACCTCGACGAGTTTTACCGGGTTAGGGTTGCTACGCTTAGCCGTTTAGCAAATTTAAACGAGAAAGCTAAAAACCTGTTGGGTTACAACCCTAAAAAGGTTTTAACGCAGATAAAAAGCATCGTTATTAAACAGGAGCGTAAGTTTAATAACCTGTATGAAAATATCATTGTTAAACAGCTGGCTGCCGAAAAGATCTTTATCCTCAACGAAAAGCAACTGAACGTAACCCGTGGTGCATCGGTAAACGAATATTTCCGCAGTAAAATATTGCCTACGTTGGTGCCTGTTATGCTGGACGAAGATTCGCCTATCCCTGAACTGCGCGACCGTGCTATCTACTTTTTTGTTAAGCTAACCACCAAAAAGAAAACCCGCCTGGCTCTGATAGAATTTCCGGATAACTTATCGCGGTTTTTGGTACTGCCGCAAACCAACGACTTGAACTTTATTATCCTGTTGGATGATATTATACGATATAGCCTTGAGGATATCTTCTTCATTTTTGATTACGACAGCATCGAAGCCTATTCGATACAGTTAACCCGCGATGCGGAACTGGACCTGGATAAGGAAGTAAGTGAGAAATTTATTGATGCCTTAAGCAAAAGCTTACAAAAGCGACGTAAAGGTAAACCGATGCGTTTGTTATATGATGCCGAAATGCCTGCGGATATGGT
Coding sequences within:
- a CDS encoding GH1 family beta-glucosidase — translated: MGELNRKLFGDDFEWGVSAAALQTEGACDAEGKGQSIWDVFSSKKGAISNGDHHHTACDFYNRYQEDIDIVKSLNIPNFRFSISWTRVLPEGTGKVNQAGIDYYHRVIDYCLQQGVEPWVTLYHWDLPQILEAKGGWTNREVVKWFSEFVTICAEAFGSKVKHWMVMNEPSVFTGAGYFLGIHAPGKSGLKNFVPAVHHTVLSIVAGAKILRDKLPADRQIGTTFSCSFIEPYSQSKRDIAAAKRADALINRLFIEPILGLGYPTSEVTALKRLEKVMLPGDAENMSFDFDFIGVQNYTRELVEYSFFTPYVGANLVKATKRNVPTTEMGWEVYPASIYEMIKKFGSYPKVKKIIITENGVAFKDNLVDGKVDDSQRIAYLHDYLEQVLKAKNESYNVKGYFVWTLTDNFEWAEGYHPRFGLVHIDFDTLKRTVKNSGYWYRDLLGS
- a CDS encoding tetratricopeptide repeat-containing sensor histidine kinase; its protein translation is MGYNKTYNIFFSKYSPALLLGFISILFFISCKQQGYERDYSAGFSKLLDTANRQSYKDPEGAVKFLDSAFRHLNNVTINDKFRRLGFHYVLAMRIKHNNKEGLLYADSMLDVINKDGGQQKNPSLFSEANFAKADAYFNMHDYANAYPCYFTGYQIGKNHLDKLVLTAYSYRMGMITYQQSHYNLAINYFKDSYKQSLPLDTDFVIFYRNQEILDNIGLAYRHLNKPDSALAYFQKSIDYVNLKGGNYTKIKPNLMEIAKAVVYGNQADIYIKQRQYPKATELLKKSIAVTIQKNNDNYDALLSEIKLAKIYADEKQDALMLPLLDSIHTQLKVIDNKQAESDWNSLMSDYYARKSQPVLALSYNKRYNTLKDSLIESTRLLKETNVNDQLNNYEKEREIINLTNNNKLQRIYLSVAILFVAMALIIILLIFGNWRRSKNELNTVNTLNEKVNQQKINLEKALERLHESNQEKDRILHTVAHDLRNPLGGISSLTNMMISDDDLTEELRDYINIIKETADNSLELINEIFEATDSTIADSKMQLVDINTLLNNSIELLRFKAAEKNQTIELTALDSPEILLISREKIWRVISNLIINAIKFSPVGATIKVNVVRNDKTICIEVSDNGIGIPEANKAKVFNMFTEAKRPGTMGEKSFGLGLSICKQIVEKHDGKIWFDSGDSGTTFYMELNRTEETPASTSLSS
- a CDS encoding acyl-CoA dehydrogenase family protein → MPRTDLFESPDYYLVDELLSDEHKLIRQSVRDWVKKNLSPIIEEHAQNATFPKQLLKGLAEIGAFGPTIPEEYGGAGLDYTAYGIIMQELERGDSGIRSTASVQGSLVMYPIYAYGSEEQKHKYLPKLASGELMGCFGLTEPDHGSNPGGMVTNIKDTGDHYILNGAKMWISNAPFADIAVVWAKDESGKIRGMIVERGMEGFTTPETHNKWSLRASATGELVFDNVKIPKENILPNVAGLKGPLGCLNQARYGISWGAIGAAMDCYDTALRYAKERVQFGRPIAGFQLQQKKLAEMITEITKAQLLVWRLGTLKSENRATAAQISMAKRNNVDMALHIAREARQMLGGMGITGEYSIMRHMMNLESVITYEGTHDIHLLITGMDVTGLDAFK
- the folB gene encoding dihydroneopterin aldolase; the encoded protein is MMEVALHGAEFFARHGYYPEEQLMGNKFVVDVEVGFNPANNLNDDELANTLNYEQLYIIVCEEMKITRQLLETVVQSIIDRIKTDFSFAETIKVRLKKLNPPLKGKVEASSVTITYTK
- a CDS encoding FAD-binding oxidoreductase — its product is MGMDYQSINPDLLRQFKSIVGEAYVLTEADDLEKYSHDETEDLVYYPQVVAKPQTTEQVAALLKLCNENHIPVTPRGAGTGLSGGALPVNQGLVIAMERFNKIINIDEDNLQATVEPGVITEVFMDAVAEKGLLYPVDPASKGSCFIGGNVSHGSGGPRVVKYGTIREYVLNLQVVLANGDVIWTGANTLKYASGYNLTQLMIGSEGTLGIVTAIVVKLIPQPKYTALMLASFETNELACGAVSAIFKAGVIPSTLEFMERKGIEWVIKFDGLAFDLKDNIQAFLLIEVDGNNQDVILENCEQINTVLETFECKDVLFADTTDQKEALWKIRRTMPVSVKSNSVYKEEDTVVPRAALPQLIKGIKEIGGRYGFESVCYGHAGDGNLHVNIIKGDMSDADWNTKLKDGIREIFELTVSLGGTLSGEHGIGLVQKDYMQIKYTDVHFALWRGIKNTFDPNGILNPGKIF
- a CDS encoding acyl-CoA thioesterase; the encoded protein is MPERITDYNFKTPIPIRFSDIDAYGNVSNTIYLTYFEIARLSYWKEVTNWDYSKAGVILGRSEINYLKPININDTIYCYVRTSRIGNSSFDMVYLLTRETENGEEICTVGKSVCISYDYESNKSIPIPVKERESMIEYDKPGLITNTH
- a CDS encoding Hsp20/alpha crystallin family protein — translated: MTLVKFNNGHRNAVNPFFSDVFQSLLNDSPISDRLINKTPAVNIAETENQFEIELAAPGLSKEDFKINLDKNVLSVSAEKKVENVEEGKKYSKKEYAYNSFVRSFTLPESADQSKIEAEYVDGILKLNVAKKEEAKIQAREIAVK
- a CDS encoding YajQ family cyclic di-GMP-binding protein: MPSFDIVSKIDGQTLDNAINVAKKEILNRYDFNDSKSTVDLDKKTNELTIVTENDMRLKAIEDSIISRMMKQGLDPKALDFGNEQAASGNMIRKNIKIKEGLDKEAAKKVVKKIKDSGLKVQAAIMDDQIRVTAKKIDDLQAVISLCRTEDFGQPLQYINMRN